In Arthrobacter sp. PAMC25284, a single genomic region encodes these proteins:
- a CDS encoding MFS transporter, translating to MAPPTERLLTPAFVGLSIAELAYFTAFGVAIYTLPLYVTGPIGSDESGAGLAFGSFGVAALICRPYAGRLAETLGRRPLLIFGALTSGLGMLLMPMVDSLALIIVLRLLQGVAEAAFFVAGFAMLADIAPPGRMGEALSYISLGLYLGIAVGPVLAETLIGVGAFAKAWNGAAVLTVLAATISAFLPEKARTPSTEGPAALIHRPALPLSLGFFASLAAVSGVLAFASLYSEQIQLSNTSLALFLYGAVVVLCRIVFAKVPDRLPALPLATGSLVAIGLGLGLMAVAPSPLGFLAGVVLSAVGVSFSTPAFFAAIFATARPSERGAAAGTASAFMDLGLGFGPAALGLVAGAAGIPWAFGVGGTIAFLGAAWTLHLARSARVVPPTPTPLN from the coding sequence ATGGCACCGCCCACCGAACGGCTGCTCACCCCGGCGTTCGTCGGGCTGAGCATCGCCGAGCTCGCCTATTTCACGGCGTTCGGGGTCGCCATCTACACGCTCCCGCTCTACGTCACCGGCCCGATCGGTTCCGACGAATCCGGCGCGGGCCTGGCCTTCGGATCCTTCGGCGTCGCTGCGTTGATCTGCCGTCCCTATGCAGGCAGGCTCGCCGAAACTCTCGGTCGCCGGCCCCTGCTGATATTCGGCGCACTGACCAGCGGGTTGGGTATGTTGCTGATGCCGATGGTGGACTCGCTCGCGCTGATCATCGTTCTGCGCCTGCTGCAGGGGGTGGCCGAGGCCGCGTTCTTCGTGGCGGGCTTCGCCATGCTCGCCGATATTGCCCCTCCCGGCCGGATGGGCGAAGCACTCAGCTACATCTCGCTGGGGCTATACCTCGGCATCGCGGTGGGGCCGGTTCTCGCCGAGACGCTGATCGGCGTCGGCGCCTTTGCCAAGGCCTGGAATGGTGCCGCCGTCCTCACAGTCCTGGCCGCCACCATCTCGGCATTCCTGCCGGAGAAGGCACGAACCCCCAGTACAGAAGGCCCGGCTGCGCTCATCCACCGGCCGGCCCTTCCCCTCTCCTTGGGTTTTTTCGCGTCCCTGGCGGCGGTGAGCGGCGTCCTCGCATTCGCGTCCCTGTACTCCGAGCAGATCCAACTCAGCAACACCAGCCTGGCACTGTTCCTCTACGGAGCGGTGGTCGTGCTGTGTCGTATCGTCTTCGCGAAGGTACCGGACCGGCTGCCCGCGTTGCCACTGGCCACGGGATCGTTGGTAGCCATTGGACTGGGTCTGGGGCTAATGGCAGTTGCCCCCAGCCCACTGGGCTTCCTGGCAGGCGTGGTGCTCAGCGCCGTCGGGGTCTCCTTCTCGACGCCGGCATTCTTTGCCGCGATCTTTGCGACCGCCCGCCCGTCGGAACGGGGTGCGGCCGCCGGGACGGCCAGCGCCTTTATGGACCTGGGCCTGGGGTTCGGCCCGGCGGCGCTGGGGCTGGTCGCCGGCGCGGCAGGAATTCCGTGGGCCTTCGGGGTCGGCGGCACGATTGCGTTCCTCGGCGCAGCATGGACCCTGCACCTGGCCCGCAGTGCGCGTGTTGTCCCGCCAACCCCGACGCCACTCAATTAG
- a CDS encoding alpha/beta fold hydrolase: protein MSLHPDGQPVPPRQGPAVVLIHGIGASHRYLRRLHGLLAGFVDTYSIDLPGFGATPRPRQTLTVADQATYILGALEQLGVLEFVVAGHSMGTQFAVEAALQQPLRIPHVVLMGPVINDQRDTVAQQSLALSRDFMFFESPSSNALVFTDYLRCGPGWYLKNLRVMMDYRIEEKIGGVTAPVLVVRGSNDPVAPADWCRRLTARATTAQFREIEGTGHVVQHTRAAEVAESILAFAGIAAARREAPEGFST, encoded by the coding sequence ATGTCTTTACATCCCGACGGCCAGCCGGTGCCGCCGCGGCAGGGGCCCGCCGTCGTACTCATCCACGGGATCGGCGCCTCGCACCGCTACCTTCGCCGGCTCCACGGGCTGCTGGCTGGATTTGTCGACACCTATTCGATCGATTTGCCCGGCTTCGGCGCCACCCCCAGGCCGCGGCAAACGCTCACTGTGGCCGATCAGGCAACTTACATCCTCGGCGCCCTGGAGCAGCTTGGCGTTCTGGAGTTCGTGGTCGCGGGGCATTCGATGGGCACACAGTTCGCGGTCGAAGCCGCGCTGCAGCAGCCGCTTCGGATACCCCACGTAGTGCTGATGGGTCCTGTGATCAACGACCAGCGGGACACGGTAGCGCAGCAGTCGCTGGCGCTCAGCCGCGACTTCATGTTTTTCGAGAGCCCGTCCTCCAACGCGCTTGTCTTCACCGACTATCTCCGTTGCGGACCGGGCTGGTACCTCAAAAACCTGCGGGTCATGATGGACTACCGCATCGAGGAGAAGATCGGCGGCGTCACGGCACCTGTCCTCGTGGTGCGCGGCTCGAACGACCCCGTGGCACCGGCGGACTGGTGCCGCCGGCTCACCGCCCGGGCAACCACCGCGCAGTTCCGCGAAATCGAAGGAACCGGGCACGTAGTCCAGCACACCCGCGCCGCTGAGGTGGCCGAATCCATCCTCGCGTTCGCCGGCATTGCGGCTGCCCGACGTGAAGCGCCCGAAGGGTTCAGCACGTGA
- a CDS encoding thioredoxin family protein, with translation MDITLQYFDGCPNWKIAYERLLILAAERPGIVLTRQEVETDEDAERLGFHGSPSILINGTDVFAEASAPVGLACRRYLTPDGADGAPSLEQLRAAVQAV, from the coding sequence ATGGACATTACGCTGCAGTACTTTGACGGCTGCCCCAACTGGAAAATTGCCTACGAGCGCCTCCTGATCCTCGCTGCGGAACGGCCAGGCATCGTTCTCACCCGGCAGGAGGTCGAGACGGACGAGGACGCGGAGCGGCTGGGATTCCATGGCTCGCCCAGCATCCTGATCAACGGCACCGATGTGTTCGCCGAGGCCTCCGCGCCGGTCGGGCTGGCATGCCGCAGATACCTTACTCCCGACGGAGCGGACGGAGCTCCGAGCCTTGAGCAGCTGCGGGCAGCCGTACAGGCCGTCTGA
- a CDS encoding iron-containing redox enzyme family protein has product MKAPEARGPVSDGLLRILAGQPDSDLAAQGNLLELVSAQLHLVDDIIDDEDIQLALFCLYELHYGGLEGVDDRWEWNPDLIRIRQVLEAPFEAALRSAAGQYATHIDLTPVEPLRSDDVAAILFELAAQDSGTGPSVARHVAKRATREQLREFLIHKSIYQLKEADPHTWAIPRLTGRAKAALVEIQADEYGGGDPDRMHSALFARTMRGLDLDDQYGGYVDSVPALSLASVNVMSLFGLNRRLRGAIAGHLAIYEMTSSRPNQLYGQGFRRHGLDAEVTRYFDEHVEADAVHEQIAGRDLAGGLVEAEPDLLEDVIFGATAVLAVDARLSSLIMDAWDNGRSSLRAAATVTA; this is encoded by the coding sequence ATGAAGGCCCCGGAAGCGCGCGGACCCGTCAGCGACGGGCTGCTTAGGATCCTTGCCGGCCAACCGGACTCCGACCTGGCAGCACAGGGGAACTTGCTCGAGCTGGTCTCCGCGCAGCTGCACCTCGTCGACGACATCATTGACGACGAGGACATCCAATTGGCCCTGTTCTGTCTCTACGAGCTGCACTACGGCGGCCTGGAGGGGGTGGATGACCGGTGGGAGTGGAACCCCGATCTGATCCGGATCCGCCAAGTGCTGGAGGCACCCTTCGAAGCCGCACTACGCTCCGCGGCGGGCCAATACGCCACGCACATCGACCTCACCCCAGTGGAACCCCTGCGCAGCGATGACGTCGCGGCCATCCTGTTCGAACTCGCCGCTCAAGACTCCGGGACCGGGCCCAGTGTGGCCCGCCACGTCGCGAAGCGTGCAACCCGGGAGCAGCTCCGCGAATTCCTGATCCACAAGTCGATTTACCAGCTCAAGGAAGCCGACCCGCACACGTGGGCAATTCCGCGCCTGACGGGGCGGGCCAAGGCCGCGCTGGTGGAGATCCAGGCTGACGAGTACGGGGGCGGTGACCCGGACCGGATGCACAGTGCCCTGTTTGCCCGGACCATGCGGGGACTGGACCTGGACGACCAGTACGGCGGCTACGTCGACTCCGTGCCGGCGCTCTCCCTGGCCTCAGTGAACGTAATGTCCCTGTTCGGTCTGAACCGCAGGCTCCGCGGGGCCATCGCCGGGCATCTGGCAATCTATGAAATGACGTCCTCCCGGCCCAACCAGCTCTACGGCCAGGGGTTCCGGCGCCACGGACTGGACGCAGAGGTCACCAGGTACTTCGACGAGCACGTGGAAGCCGACGCCGTCCACGAGCAAATCGCAGGACGTGACCTCGCTGGCGGCCTGGTCGAAGCAGAACCGGACCTGCTCGAGGACGTGATCTTCGGCGCCACGGCGGTCCTTGCGGTTGACGCGCGGTTGTCTTCCTTGATCATGGACGCCTGGGATAACGGCAGGTCCTCGCTGCGGGCTGCCGCAACAGTCACGGCCTGA
- a CDS encoding zinc ribbon domain-containing protein, with amino-acid sequence MVSIKSSILDQFGDALSAGAGQVLFRLEGTNMLLLFGLKTVLRPLRGRTATCQSCGLVVHHHLEERASKFTLFFIPVFTMSRSYRITCSNCGQVSAISARKKNALAR; translated from the coding sequence ATGGTTAGTATTAAGTCCAGCATCCTCGATCAGTTCGGGGATGCCCTCTCCGCGGGTGCCGGGCAGGTTCTGTTCCGTTTGGAAGGTACTAACATGCTTCTTCTTTTTGGCCTCAAAACCGTCCTGCGTCCCCTGCGCGGACGGACGGCCACATGCCAGTCCTGCGGGCTCGTGGTCCATCATCACCTCGAAGAACGCGCCTCGAAATTCACGCTGTTCTTCATACCCGTGTTCACCATGTCCAGGTCCTACCGCATCACCTGCTCAAACTGCGGGCAGGTCTCGGCGATCAGCGCCCGGAAGAAGAACGCGCTGGCGCGCTGA
- a CDS encoding transposase encodes MDFVVPVRRSGRSHFTLEQKHAILDEYEKCLERGSRIAFCRAVGIGDNTVRLWVQQREAGELRSSIKQGNEDQRLNAGDKQQLKRVLKENEILKAKLARAEAAVDILGKASALLDAMAKSAAATDPVLEEPEPGRPEWLVPKSGKTSP; translated from the coding sequence ATGGATTTTGTTGTCCCTGTCCGTCGCTCCGGGAGGAGCCACTTCACTCTCGAGCAAAAGCACGCGATTCTGGATGAGTACGAGAAGTGCCTGGAGCGTGGGTCCCGGATCGCGTTCTGCCGGGCTGTGGGTATCGGCGATAACACCGTCCGGCTCTGGGTCCAGCAACGCGAGGCCGGGGAGCTGAGGTCCAGCATCAAGCAAGGGAACGAGGACCAGCGGTTGAACGCAGGCGACAAACAGCAGCTTAAGCGGGTGTTGAAGGAGAACGAGATCCTCAAGGCCAAGCTGGCCCGGGCCGAGGCGGCGGTGGACATTCTGGGAAAAGCTTCCGCGCTCTTGGACGCCATGGCCAAGAGCGCGGCGGCGACCGATCCGGTGCTGGAAGAACCGGAGCCGGGCCGGCCGGAGTGGTTGGTGCCAAAGTCTGGAAAGACATCGCCCTGA
- a CDS encoding heavy metal-responsive transcriptional regulator — translation MLIGEVQTITGIDSQTIRFYERQGLLPAPQRAANGYRRYDDAAVGRLRFIRAAQSAGLTLADIAGILGVRDAGDAPCSHVSGLLEGKLADVRARQRELAELAAELEQLIDTSHDLNPADCTDADICHIIATPDGTNGGGGPSTRRGTAG, via the coding sequence ATGCTCATCGGCGAAGTCCAAACGATCACCGGCATAGACAGCCAAACCATCCGGTTCTACGAACGCCAGGGCCTCCTGCCTGCGCCTCAGCGTGCAGCCAACGGCTACCGTCGCTACGACGACGCCGCCGTCGGCCGTTTGCGTTTCATCCGTGCCGCCCAATCGGCGGGCCTCACGCTGGCCGATATCGCGGGCATCCTCGGTGTCCGTGACGCCGGCGACGCGCCCTGCTCGCATGTCTCGGGCCTCCTTGAGGGGAAACTCGCCGACGTCCGTGCCCGCCAACGCGAGCTCGCCGAACTGGCTGCCGAACTGGAGCAGCTCATCGACACCAGCCACGATCTCAATCCCGCCGACTGCACCGACGCCGACATCTGCCACATCATCGCGACGCCGGATGGGACGAATGGCGGTGGTGGGCCCAGCACGCGCCGCGGCACAGCTGGCTGA
- a CDS encoding CDGSH iron-sulfur domain-containing protein, protein MTQEAQKSSSETSIVVCPDGPILVRGDFNIVTPSGEPVPRQRQTIALCRCGASAIKPYCDGTHKLINFRTGLPTGPGDSDH, encoded by the coding sequence ATGACACAGGAAGCCCAGAAATCCTCCAGCGAGACTTCGATCGTCGTCTGCCCCGATGGCCCCATCCTGGTGCGCGGCGACTTCAACATCGTTACCCCGTCCGGGGAACCAGTGCCGCGGCAACGACAGACTATCGCCCTCTGCCGGTGCGGCGCCTCCGCGATCAAACCCTATTGCGACGGCACCCACAAACTGATCAATTTCCGAACCGGGCTGCCGACCGGTCCGGGGGATTCAGATCACTGA
- a CDS encoding NAD(P)/FAD-dependent oxidoreductase — protein sequence MSESYDLLVIGAGMAGSAAASKCAAAGWRVAIVDALPYGGTCALRGCDPKKILRRGAEIIDDARLMRGKGIDAGDLSINWSELMKHKHGFTDPVPQNMEDGLRDQGVQTLHGTASFTGPNQVLVSGTTYEAAKVLIATGATPRPLDFPGEEHLIDSTDFLDLESLPPRIVFVGGGFVSFEFAHIAARAGSSPVIVDRGARPLKSFDADLVELLVERGSGAGVQVQSRTSITRVEKAGAVYRIHLDRGGTPAVLDADLVVHGAGRVPDLARLDLEKARVAYGKRGVAVADHLQSTTNPDVYAAGDSADTPGMPLTPVAVFEAKVAASNMLKSGSTAPDYAAIPTAVFTIPELVRIGMLEHEARDAGLDVDVRYNDTSGWYSNYRIGETAGATKILVDKATNRIVGAHLFGSGYAELANTISVAMKHGLTTRQLKSATAAYPSTGSDLGSMI from the coding sequence GTGAGTGAAAGCTACGACCTTTTGGTGATTGGTGCCGGGATGGCTGGGAGCGCAGCGGCGTCGAAATGCGCCGCGGCAGGGTGGCGGGTTGCGATCGTCGACGCGCTGCCATACGGCGGCACCTGTGCGTTGCGGGGGTGCGACCCCAAGAAAATCCTGCGGCGCGGGGCAGAGATCATCGATGACGCCCGGCTGATGCGTGGGAAGGGGATCGATGCCGGCGACCTGTCGATAAACTGGAGCGAGCTGATGAAGCACAAGCACGGCTTCACGGATCCCGTTCCGCAGAACATGGAAGACGGTTTGCGGGACCAGGGAGTGCAGACACTGCACGGGACGGCCAGCTTCACGGGACCTAATCAGGTGCTGGTCTCGGGAACAACGTATGAAGCCGCCAAGGTCCTGATAGCCACCGGCGCCACGCCCCGGCCGTTGGACTTCCCGGGCGAGGAACACCTGATCGACAGCACCGATTTCCTGGATCTTGAGAGCCTTCCGCCCCGCATTGTGTTTGTCGGGGGCGGGTTTGTCTCGTTTGAGTTCGCTCATATTGCCGCCCGTGCCGGGAGTTCCCCGGTGATTGTCGACCGGGGTGCGCGCCCGCTCAAGTCATTCGACGCCGACCTCGTAGAGTTGTTGGTTGAGCGCGGGTCGGGCGCCGGAGTCCAGGTGCAGAGCCGCACGAGCATCACCCGCGTCGAAAAGGCCGGTGCCGTTTACCGCATCCACCTGGACAGGGGCGGCACGCCGGCTGTCCTGGATGCCGACCTTGTTGTGCACGGTGCCGGCCGGGTGCCGGACTTGGCGCGTCTGGACCTCGAGAAGGCCCGGGTGGCCTACGGAAAACGCGGCGTTGCCGTGGCGGATCATCTGCAGAGCACGACCAACCCCGACGTCTACGCCGCGGGGGATTCAGCCGACACCCCGGGGATGCCACTGACGCCGGTGGCGGTCTTCGAAGCGAAAGTGGCCGCGTCCAACATGCTGAAATCCGGTTCCACTGCTCCCGACTACGCCGCCATTCCCACGGCAGTGTTCACGATTCCGGAACTCGTCCGGATCGGCATGCTCGAACATGAGGCCCGGGACGCCGGTCTGGACGTGGATGTCCGATACAACGACACCAGCGGCTGGTATTCGAACTACAGGATCGGCGAAACTGCGGGAGCCACGAAGATTCTGGTCGACAAGGCAACTAACCGTATCGTCGGCGCCCATCTCTTCGGATCCGGTTACGCCGAACTCGCCAACACCATCAGCGTGGCCATGAAGCACGGGCTGACAACCCGCCAACTGAAATCAGCCACCGCAGCCTACCCGTCCACCGGATCAGATTTGGGCTCGATGATCTGA
- a CDS encoding triacylglycerol lipase, translated as MSTVFQIADWWARDYAYAIGRQLRSAASRVSPDEFLGGTGRPVVVIPGIYEDWRFMLPLIRELHAAGHPVHVVTVLQRNRLKVPNAAALIAGHLRDKDLRDVMIVAHSKGGLIGKYAMMSLDPERRISRMVAVCAPFSGSRYAHYMVLPSLRALSPRNAVTVQLAREQSVNERITSVYGLFDPHIPEGSVLPGARNVQLDTGGHFRILAHKDTIHAVLTEAEAPAPAGN; from the coding sequence GTGAGCACCGTGTTCCAGATTGCCGACTGGTGGGCCCGGGATTATGCGTATGCCATCGGCCGGCAGTTGCGCAGCGCGGCATCCCGGGTCAGTCCCGACGAGTTCCTCGGCGGCACCGGCCGGCCCGTCGTCGTGATCCCCGGCATTTACGAGGACTGGCGCTTTATGCTGCCGCTGATCCGGGAGCTGCACGCGGCCGGGCATCCCGTGCACGTCGTGACCGTGCTTCAACGCAACAGGCTTAAGGTCCCGAACGCGGCAGCCCTCATTGCCGGCCACCTCCGCGACAAGGATCTCAGGGACGTGATGATCGTGGCGCACAGCAAGGGCGGGCTGATCGGCAAGTACGCGATGATGTCGCTCGATCCGGAACGGCGTATCAGCCGGATGGTGGCCGTGTGCGCCCCGTTCTCGGGCTCACGGTACGCGCACTACATGGTGTTGCCGAGCCTGCGGGCCTTGTCGCCGCGCAACGCCGTCACCGTGCAGCTGGCCCGCGAACAAAGCGTCAACGAACGCATCACCTCCGTCTATGGACTCTTCGATCCGCACATCCCGGAGGGCAGTGTGCTTCCCGGAGCGCGGAACGTCCAGCTGGACACCGGCGGCCACTTCCGGATACTCGCCCACAAGGACACCATCCATGCCGTCCTGACCGAAGCAGAGGCGCCGGCCCCAGCCGGAAACTGA
- a CDS encoding IS3 family transposase, whose protein sequence is MVGAKVWKDIALTFAGNLITAGWSAVKTCALLGLHRTTWYRHLSPPVPAGVTVPRRDRAYPNRITTAEAEEFMELLNSEDYGNLSVTQAYYRMLDAGYCSFSIAAAHRIVAAHGQNGDRRALRGGTGPGRVKPVLVATAPNQLWSWDITMLHGSGKHTYKLYTIIDVYSRKVVGHRVEHGETAALAAALIRDAVAGNRQRPAVLHADNGGPMRAGTTLDLARSLGIELSYSRPRVSNDNPYSESLFKTVKYDLDFPPRFQDLQHARAHMAAFLADYNANHRHSGLNYYTPDTVHHGLVEQARRQRQATLDACHARNPHRYRRKPTAPGAPGHAGINYKETNQLSQTA, encoded by the coding sequence GTGGTTGGTGCCAAAGTCTGGAAAGACATCGCCCTGACCTTCGCCGGCAATCTGATCACGGCGGGCTGGTCAGCGGTGAAGACCTGCGCCCTGCTGGGCCTCCACCGCACCACCTGGTACCGGCATCTGAGTCCTCCTGTCCCGGCAGGGGTCACCGTGCCGCGCCGTGACCGGGCTTACCCGAACCGGATCACCACGGCCGAGGCTGAGGAGTTCATGGAGCTGCTCAACTCCGAGGACTACGGGAATCTCTCGGTCACCCAGGCCTATTATCGGATGCTCGACGCCGGGTACTGCTCCTTCTCGATTGCGGCAGCCCACCGGATCGTCGCCGCGCACGGGCAGAACGGGGACCGCCGCGCACTACGCGGCGGCACGGGCCCGGGACGGGTCAAGCCGGTCCTGGTCGCGACGGCCCCGAACCAGCTCTGGAGCTGGGACATCACCATGCTCCACGGCTCCGGCAAACACACGTACAAGCTCTACACAATCATCGACGTCTACTCCCGCAAGGTCGTTGGGCACCGGGTCGAACACGGAGAAACAGCGGCCCTGGCGGCCGCTCTCATCAGGGACGCGGTCGCGGGAAACCGGCAGCGCCCCGCGGTGCTGCATGCCGATAACGGGGGCCCGATGCGCGCCGGCACGACCTTGGACCTCGCCCGGTCTCTGGGCATCGAACTCTCCTACTCCCGCCCGCGGGTTTCCAACGACAACCCCTACTCGGAATCCCTGTTCAAGACGGTCAAATATGACCTCGACTTCCCCCCACGGTTCCAGGATCTCCAGCACGCCCGGGCCCACATGGCCGCGTTCCTGGCGGACTACAACGCCAACCACCGCCACAGCGGCCTGAACTACTACACGCCGGACACCGTCCACCACGGGCTCGTCGAACAGGCCCGCAGGCAACGGCAGGCAACACTGGACGCCTGCCACGCACGCAACCCCCACAGGTACCGCCGCAAACCGACAGCGCCCGGCGCCCCCGGCCACGCCGGCATCAACTACAAAGAAACCAACCAGCTGTCACAAACAGCTTGA
- the arfB gene encoding alternative ribosome rescue aminoacyl-tRNA hydrolase ArfB — translation MDLEVSPALTIPASELAWRFSRSSGPGGQHVNTTDSRAELSWNIAGSLVLSDGQRQRLLTRLGPRLIAGVITVTSSEQRSQLRNREIALAKLAEIVAEGLAPAAAPRRATKPTRGSNRRRLAAKVQRSATKQQRRRPPAE, via the coding sequence ATGGATCTGGAGGTATCGCCCGCGCTCACAATTCCGGCGTCGGAACTCGCCTGGCGGTTCTCGCGGTCGTCCGGGCCGGGCGGTCAGCACGTCAACACCACGGACAGCCGTGCCGAGCTCTCCTGGAACATCGCCGGCTCCTTGGTGCTGTCGGATGGCCAGCGGCAGCGGCTCCTCACGCGTCTGGGACCGCGGCTCATCGCCGGGGTGATCACCGTGACTTCCTCCGAGCAGCGCTCCCAGCTTCGCAACCGCGAGATCGCCTTGGCCAAGCTCGCCGAAATCGTGGCCGAGGGGCTTGCCCCCGCGGCTGCTCCCCGCCGGGCGACAAAACCCACCCGGGGTTCGAACCGCCGTCGCCTTGCCGCGAAAGTGCAACGGTCAGCGACGAAACAGCAGCGACGACGGCCGCCCGCCGAGTAG